TATACTACAGATCTTTTTAGATTTGGTCTTTCTAGAACTCCGGTGATATTGTCAGGTAAATCTTTAAAATAATGACGTGGATTATTATTGATACCTAGATAAACAATAGGGGTGTTTGAATTTTCAAGTAAAGGTCCTACGTATTGCAAGGCATTATCATCTCCTAAAACAACTAGATCGGGTTTCTTTTCTTCGTAGACTTGGAAAGCTTTTTCAGCCATTTTTGAAAATTCACTTTTAGGAATATTCTTTGTATTCATTTCAAAAAAAGTCAGGTTATGACTACTACCCAACTCTTTTGATAAAGACTCTGTATAAGTCTTGTCCCAGCTAAAATCTGAAGAATAACTTTGTATCACTAGAATCTCTTTAGCCAGAAGAAATATCGGTAATACAAAAATTGCAACTAATCTAAGAAACATATACTACCCCTTCTTTATTAAATTATAAAATAAAAATCACTATTTCCTTTTTTATATATCATATTTGTCATATTAAGATATTCTAATGATTATTCTATCAATTGTCAATGGCTTGTAGAAATATAATATTTCATGAAAACATTGTACCAAGCAGTTAAATGGAAGTAATTTATATTTTGTTTTGAAATTATAATTATATTATATACTATTAAATAGTATCATTAATTAAATAACAACTCGAGGTGACTCATGAAAATGTTTTTACTGTTTCTAGTTGTATTCTCACTTTATGGGGAAAAAATAGTAATTGCTTCTGGAGATTGGGAGCCATTCACATCAAGCAGAGATGAGAATGGAAAATTACTTGAATTGATAGTAAATGAAGTATTTAAAAATGCAGGTATTGATGTTGAGTACTTATATTATCCTTGGAAAAGAAGCTATGAACTTGTTAAGTCTGGAAAAGCTGATGCTACATTTCCTTGGATGAAAACGGAGGAGAGATTAAAAGAGGTGATTTATCCAAATGAAAGTATCTTGCTAGAAAAATCAGTATTTTTTCACTTGAAAAGCACAAATTTTTCTTTTACAAATGATGCAGATTTAAAGAAATATAAATTTGGAGGAACACTTGGTTATTCTCTTGTCGGTTATCTAAAAGACAAAGGATTAGAAGTTGATGAAGTAGGGAATGAAATTTTGAATTTTAAAAAACTTTTAGCAAATAGGATAGATGTTTACCCAACATCGTTCATTGTTGGATATAATCTAATAAATAGAGAATTTCCTCCTGAGCAAGCGGCATTATTTACTAATTCTCCAAATATTATTAGTGAAGACGAGTACTTCCTTGTATTTTCTAAATCATCAGAAAATGGTAAATCTTTATCAGAAAAATTTGATAAAGGATTGAAGATGCTGAAAGAAAGTGGAAGATACGATGAAATTATGAATAGTTTCCTCGATAAGAAATAGTCAAACATTATATTGTTGAGAACAGCAGGAGTTTTAGACTCCTGTTGTTTTTGATATTTTGAAAGGGCTTTTTCAACCACTTTTTAAAAAGTTCTACTATTTGAACAATTAAACAAAATAGATAGGATTATAAATTATGAAATTACATAAATGAACCCATTGTATCAACTTCTCAAATTTTTAACTTTAAAAGTCTTCAATTTTCTCTTACTTCACAGTAATTCCGTTGCTATCATCGTCTAAAACAACATGTCCAATTATTTCAGCTCTCTCATAACCTTCAGATCTAACTCTTTTTAAAAGCTTTTCTCCTTCATTTTCAGGAACGCTAATCAGTAATCCTCCGGAAGTTTGGGCATCGTACATCAACATTAGCTTGGTAGAATCCTCTACTGATGTTGTAACATAT
This genomic stretch from Candidatus Delongbacteria bacterium harbors:
- a CDS encoding transporter substrate-binding domain-containing protein, coding for MKMFLLFLVVFSLYGEKIVIASGDWEPFTSSRDENGKLLELIVNEVFKNAGIDVEYLYYPWKRSYELVKSGKADATFPWMKTEERLKEVIYPNESILLEKSVFFHLKSTNFSFTNDADLKKYKFGGTLGYSLVGYLKDKGLEVDEVGNEILNFKKLLANRIDVYPTSFIVGYNLINREFPPEQAALFTNSPNIISEDEYFLVFSKSSENGKSLSEKFDKGLKMLKESGRYDEIMNSFLDKK